From one Brevibacterium sp. 'Marine' genomic stretch:
- a CDS encoding aminotransferase class V-fold PLP-dependent enzyme yields MTLPHEDVDPDGLLEYSVVFTDRSLNHMSQRFVSVMQEINRILRSAYDADSAAIVPGGGSYAMESVARQVATGKKALIVRNGLFSFRWSQILDAGAIASETTVLKASPDSAEHQSPWSPAPIAEVVAAIEREKPAVVFAPHVETASGMVLPDDYVRQVSEAVHSVGGIFVLDCIASGAVWASMTDLGVDVLISAPQKGWSGSPCAGYVMLSKAGRAAVEATTSTSFAMDLKKWLFIADEYEAGRAPYHATMPTDALAHNAKLMAESEERGFDKLAAAQAELGQRVRAVFAARGLPSVASDEFASPSVVVVHTDNPQLATGAGFKEVGVQIAAGVPLQCDEPEDFSSFRIGLFGLDKLGDIDGTIARLEAALDSIGVTAEA; encoded by the coding sequence ATGACTTTGCCACACGAAGATGTTGACCCAGACGGCCTGCTCGAATACTCGGTGGTCTTCACCGACCGATCGCTCAACCATATGTCGCAGCGATTCGTGTCCGTGATGCAGGAGATCAACCGGATCCTGCGCTCGGCCTACGATGCCGATTCCGCAGCCATCGTCCCCGGCGGCGGCAGCTACGCCATGGAATCCGTGGCCCGCCAGGTGGCCACCGGCAAGAAGGCGCTGATCGTGCGCAACGGTCTGTTCTCCTTCCGCTGGTCGCAGATCCTCGATGCCGGAGCCATCGCCTCGGAGACGACCGTGCTCAAGGCCTCCCCGGACAGCGCCGAGCACCAGTCGCCGTGGTCACCGGCTCCCATCGCCGAGGTGGTCGCCGCCATCGAGCGCGAGAAGCCCGCTGTCGTGTTCGCTCCCCACGTCGAAACCGCCTCGGGAATGGTCCTGCCCGATGACTACGTCCGCCAGGTTTCCGAGGCCGTGCATTCGGTCGGCGGAATCTTCGTTCTCGACTGCATCGCCTCGGGTGCGGTGTGGGCATCGATGACCGATCTCGGTGTCGATGTGCTCATCTCCGCCCCTCAGAAGGGCTGGAGCGGATCGCCGTGCGCCGGATACGTCATGCTCAGCAAGGCCGGCCGTGCCGCCGTCGAGGCGACGACGTCGACGAGCTTCGCGATGGATCTGAAGAAGTGGCTGTTCATCGCCGACGAATACGAAGCCGGTCGTGCGCCGTACCATGCGACGATGCCCACCGACGCTCTGGCGCACAACGCCAAGCTCATGGCCGAGAGCGAGGAGCGCGGCTTCGACAAGCTCGCCGCCGCGCAGGCCGAGCTCGGACAGCGCGTGCGCGCGGTCTTCGCCGCTCGTGGACTGCCCTCGGTGGCGTCGGACGAGTTCGCCTCGCCGAGCGTGGTCGTCGTCCACACCGACAACCCGCAGCTCGCCACCGGCGCCGGCTTCAAGGAGGTCGGCGTGCAGATCGCCGCCGGCGTGCCGCTGCAGTGCGATGAGCCCGAGGATTTCTCGAGTTTCCGCATCGGCCTGTTCGGTCTCGACAAGCTCGGCGACATCGACGGCACGATCGCTCGCCTCGAGGCCGCTCTCGACTCGATCGGCGTGACCGCCGAAGCCTGA
- the gndA gene encoding NADP-dependent phosphogluconate dehydrogenase, translating into MKADVAVIGTGVMGSNLARNLARQSGHRVAVYDRDVERAQSLAQDFPEADFIVASDPADLAAKLAEPRVAILMVNAGRATDSAIGDLAEAFAPGDIIVDGGNSHFRDTIDRGVRLEGTGIEFAGVGISGGEVGALLGPSLMVGGSETAWQRLRPLLEPIAARAGDEACVDHIGTDGAGHFVKMVHNGIEYADMQLISEAFALLRDGLGMTPAEIAEVFADWNTGELESYLIEITADVLAHVDEATGRPFVDIVADAAKAKGTGAWTAQVGLDLGVPVPTIAEAVFSRSLSSALDLRAQGLRLAGPRPGAEPSSLPGHERTARIDEIGRALLLGKVMAYVQGFHEISAGAAEHGWDIDLGRLAGIWRAGCIIRARLLDRIVGAFDSPAPPEILLAAEFVREVAEGCQESLRSTVVQAIGGGIAVPGLASTLSYFDGLRSEAGSAALIQAQRDRFGSHTYARTDRPGTFHTLWSGDRSEVEL; encoded by the coding sequence ATGAAGGCCGATGTCGCAGTGATCGGAACCGGTGTGATGGGATCGAATCTCGCCCGCAATCTCGCCCGTCAGTCCGGCCACCGTGTGGCCGTCTACGACCGGGACGTCGAACGCGCCCAGAGCCTGGCGCAGGACTTCCCCGAGGCCGATTTCATCGTCGCCTCCGACCCGGCCGACCTGGCCGCGAAGCTCGCCGAACCGCGGGTGGCGATCCTCATGGTCAACGCCGGAAGAGCCACGGATTCGGCGATCGGCGACCTCGCCGAGGCGTTCGCACCGGGTGACATCATCGTCGACGGCGGCAATTCCCACTTCCGGGACACGATCGACCGTGGGGTCCGACTCGAGGGCACCGGCATCGAGTTCGCCGGGGTCGGCATCTCCGGGGGAGAGGTCGGCGCTCTGCTCGGACCTTCCCTCATGGTCGGCGGATCGGAGACCGCATGGCAGCGTCTGCGCCCCCTGCTCGAACCCATCGCGGCACGGGCCGGAGATGAGGCCTGCGTCGACCACATCGGCACCGACGGGGCCGGGCATTTCGTCAAGATGGTCCACAACGGCATCGAATACGCCGATATGCAGCTCATCAGCGAGGCCTTCGCCCTCCTGCGCGACGGCCTGGGGATGACGCCGGCCGAGATCGCCGAGGTCTTCGCCGACTGGAACACCGGAGAGCTCGAGTCCTACCTCATCGAGATCACCGCCGACGTCCTCGCCCACGTCGACGAGGCGACGGGCCGGCCGTTCGTCGATATCGTCGCCGATGCGGCGAAGGCCAAGGGCACGGGTGCGTGGACAGCGCAGGTCGGGCTGGATCTCGGGGTTCCGGTGCCCACCATCGCCGAGGCGGTCTTCTCCCGGTCGCTGTCATCCGCGCTCGATCTGCGCGCTCAGGGGCTCCGGCTGGCCGGTCCCCGTCCCGGCGCGGAACCGTCGTCGCTGCCCGGCCACGAGCGGACGGCTCGCATCGACGAGATCGGTCGGGCGCTGCTGCTCGGCAAGGTCATGGCCTACGTGCAGGGCTTCCACGAGATCTCTGCCGGGGCTGCCGAACACGGCTGGGACATCGACCTCGGGCGCCTCGCTGGGATCTGGCGGGCCGGATGCATCATCCGGGCCCGACTGCTCGATCGCATCGTCGGGGCCTTCGATTCCCCGGCCCCTCCAGAGATCCTGCTGGCTGCCGAGTTCGTCCGCGAGGTTGCCGAGGGCTGCCAGGAATCCCTGCGTTCGACGGTCGTCCAGGCTATCGGTGGCGGCATCGCCGTCCCCGGACTGGCCTCGACGTTGTCCTACTTCGACGGACTGCGCTCCGAGGCGGGCAGCGCCGCTCTCATCCAGGCCCAGCGCGACCGCTTCGGTTCGCACACCTATGCGCGCACCGACCGTCCCGGGACCTTCCACACCCTGTGGTCGGGGGATCGCAGCGAAGTCGAGCTCTGA
- a CDS encoding gluconokinase — translation MGHSPFLPPLVIMGVSGTGKTVLGAQVAHALDRRFVDADDLHSAANKAKMGSGVPLTDEDRAPWLDSVALEAARTPAPVIACSALKRTYRDLLRRSAPELVFIHLDGPREVIADHLARRDHEFMSPDLLDSQLATLEPLAAEEAHATVDVDQSIPDVLGAILASVKRMSA, via the coding sequence ATGGGTCACAGCCCTTTCCTTCCACCGCTCGTCATCATGGGTGTCTCGGGAACCGGCAAAACCGTCCTCGGCGCGCAGGTGGCGCACGCCCTCGACCGTCGATTCGTCGACGCCGACGATCTGCACTCCGCGGCGAACAAAGCGAAGATGGGCTCCGGGGTGCCGCTCACGGATGAGGATCGGGCCCCCTGGCTCGACAGTGTCGCACTCGAAGCCGCCCGCACCCCGGCTCCCGTCATCGCCTGCTCCGCACTCAAGCGCACCTACCGTGACCTGCTGCGCAGGTCCGCACCCGAGCTCGTCTTCATCCACCTCGACGGTCCTCGAGAGGTCATCGCCGACCATCTGGCCCGCCGCGACCATGAGTTCATGTCCCCCGACCTGCTCGACTCGCAGCTGGCCACCCTCGAACCGCTCGCTGCCGAGGAAGCTCACGCCACCGTCGACGTCGACCAGTCGATCCCCGATGTCCTGGGTGCGATCCTCGCATCCGTGAAGCGGATGAGCGCATGA
- a CDS encoding GntP family permease translates to MTELELAWTLSTPALLGLAAAAIAVLLLLIIKARVHAFIALVIVSVITALAAGIMPGDLIDVLYDGFGSTLASVALLVGLGAMLGRMLELSGGAEVLTDALIRLFGEKRAPFALGVTSLLFGFPIFFDAGLVVMLPIIFTIARRLGGSLLLYAMPAAMAFSAMHIFVPPHPGPVAASGLLGANVGLVLICGLVVAIPAWYLTGYLFGLIIGRRIDVAVPSVLSAGKDDTYADFSSRPKLGHVIFLLVLPLVLIFLNTGLNFAGEAEWVDVESVFISSLRLLGETPIALLITVIMAMWLLGWKQKKGQSLIETVVDSALGPVCSIILITGAGGMFGGVLRASGIGDSLAESLAALGLPVIVAGFVIAAIVRIAQGSATVALTTAAALVQPIVVGNPDFSSLQVVAIVLSLAAGSVFASHVNDSGFWLVSRFFGMDTKTTLKTWTVAETLLGTVGFLLSLVLYGIVSLF, encoded by the coding sequence ATGACCGAACTCGAACTGGCCTGGACTCTGTCGACCCCGGCCCTGCTGGGTCTCGCAGCCGCGGCCATCGCCGTGCTGCTCCTGCTCATCATCAAGGCACGCGTCCATGCCTTCATCGCCCTCGTCATCGTCTCAGTGATCACGGCGCTGGCCGCCGGAATCATGCCCGGCGACCTCATCGACGTCCTCTACGACGGTTTCGGGTCGACCCTGGCCAGCGTGGCCCTGCTCGTGGGCCTCGGTGCGATGCTCGGGCGGATGCTCGAACTCTCCGGCGGCGCCGAGGTGCTCACCGATGCCCTCATCCGCCTCTTCGGTGAGAAGCGAGCACCGTTCGCCCTCGGTGTGACCTCACTGCTCTTCGGCTTCCCGATCTTCTTCGACGCCGGCCTCGTCGTCATGCTGCCGATCATCTTCACGATCGCGCGCCGCCTCGGTGGATCTCTGCTGCTCTACGCGATGCCCGCGGCCATGGCGTTCTCCGCCATGCACATCTTCGTGCCCCCGCACCCCGGCCCGGTCGCGGCCTCCGGACTGCTCGGCGCGAACGTCGGACTCGTCCTCATCTGCGGACTCGTCGTCGCCATCCCGGCCTGGTACCTCACCGGGTACCTGTTCGGGCTCATCATCGGCCGACGCATCGACGTCGCGGTCCCGTCGGTCCTCTCGGCAGGGAAGGACGACACCTATGCCGACTTCTCCTCGCGCCCGAAGCTCGGCCACGTCATCTTCCTCCTCGTCCTGCCGCTCGTGCTCATCTTCCTCAACACCGGGCTGAACTTCGCCGGTGAAGCCGAGTGGGTCGATGTCGAATCGGTGTTCATCAGCTCCCTGCGACTGCTCGGAGAGACCCCGATCGCCCTGCTCATCACCGTCATCATGGCCATGTGGCTGCTCGGCTGGAAGCAGAAGAAGGGCCAGTCGCTCATCGAGACCGTCGTCGACTCCGCGCTCGGCCCGGTGTGCTCGATCATCCTCATCACCGGCGCCGGCGGCATGTTCGGCGGAGTCCTGCGTGCCAGCGGCATCGGCGATTCGCTGGCCGAATCACTTGCCGCCCTCGGCCTGCCCGTCATCGTCGCCGGATTCGTCATCGCCGCGATCGTGCGCATCGCGCAGGGTTCGGCCACAGTGGCGCTGACGACCGCGGCGGCTCTCGTCCAGCCGATCGTCGTCGGCAACCCCGACTTCTCGAGCCTGCAGGTCGTCGCGATCGTGCTGTCGCTGGCGGCCGGTTCGGTCTTCGCCAGCCACGTCAACGACTCCGGCTTCTGGCTGGTCTCCCGCTTCTTCGGCATGGACACGAAGACGACGCTGAAGACCTGGACCGTTGCGGAGACGCTGCTGGGCACCGTCGGATTCCTGCTCAGCCTGGTCCTCTACGGAATCGTCAGCCTGTTCTAG
- a CDS encoding FCD domain-containing protein: MGESNGAPAEAAGSPKSGPENRSNLHETLRDQVGQDIVAGRLAAGTIIKAEDLRARYDVSLSVVREVVRVLESLGMLQPIRRVGLVVLAMSEWMLLDPLVIRWRMTETPARQLRSLTELRVAIEPEAAGLAAQHAPADVAEEIMGLAARMRATGRQGDVEAFLDADVAFHRTVLGAGGNELFAAFDTVIGEILAGRTGAGLMPKFPHPDALQWHFDVADAIGGQDPARAKDAMAKIVAKADAEMGSVWADEPRHTGH; encoded by the coding sequence GTGGGGGAGAGCAACGGCGCCCCCGCCGAGGCGGCCGGCAGTCCGAAATCGGGGCCGGAGAACCGCAGCAACCTCCATGAGACGCTGCGCGACCAGGTCGGGCAGGACATCGTCGCCGGGCGGCTGGCCGCCGGAACGATCATCAAGGCCGAGGATCTGCGTGCCCGCTACGACGTGTCGCTGTCGGTGGTGCGCGAAGTCGTGCGAGTCCTCGAATCATTGGGAATGCTGCAGCCGATCCGTCGAGTCGGTCTCGTCGTGCTCGCGATGAGCGAATGGATGCTGCTCGACCCGCTCGTCATCCGCTGGAGGATGACCGAGACTCCGGCGCGGCAGCTGCGATCGCTGACCGAACTGCGGGTGGCCATCGAACCCGAAGCGGCCGGACTGGCCGCTCAGCATGCCCCGGCGGACGTCGCCGAGGAGATCATGGGTCTGGCCGCCCGGATGAGGGCGACGGGCAGACAGGGCGATGTCGAAGCGTTCCTCGATGCCGATGTGGCGTTCCACCGGACGGTGCTCGGCGCCGGCGGCAACGAGCTCTTCGCCGCCTTCGACACCGTCATCGGTGAGATCCTCGCCGGGCGCACCGGGGCGGGGCTGATGCCGAAGTTCCCGCATCCGGATGCCCTGCAATGGCATTTCGACGTCGCCGACGCCATCGGCGGGCAGGACCCGGCCCGGGCGAAGGACGCGATGGCGAAGATCGTGGCCAAGGCCGATGCGGAGATGGGCAGCGTCTGGGCCGACGAACCCCGGCACACCGGACACTGA
- a CDS encoding 4-(cytidine 5'-diphospho)-2-C-methyl-D-erythritol kinase: MTVPLHPRMTIPAPVKVWAPGKINIHLGVGAVNDGYHELATVFQALNLGETLTLIPGGTRTIIIQGRYADAAVPRDDSNFARRAVDLLITALEDDRDVAVLRDLDIVIDKQVPVAGGMGGGSADAAAALVGAAHLVGGVDEAILHECAVAVGADVAFLLRGGTAIGHGRGEKLSPVLTRGTFHWVMATSASPLPTPDVYARFDELNPDPAPATVPDRVLTALAAGEPDTLAESAANDLTEAAVSFMPEIAEVMEAGRDAGALLPLLSGSGPTIGFLARDAHHALDLAVLLQATRGVNEALRTTGPAPGAHIVDGG; this comes from the coding sequence ATGACCGTCCCGCTGCACCCGCGTATGACGATCCCTGCCCCGGTGAAAGTGTGGGCGCCGGGGAAGATCAACATCCACCTCGGTGTGGGCGCGGTCAACGACGGATATCACGAGCTCGCGACCGTGTTCCAAGCGCTCAACCTCGGCGAGACCCTCACCCTCATTCCGGGCGGAACTCGGACGATCATCATCCAGGGCCGCTACGCGGATGCCGCGGTCCCACGCGATGATTCGAACTTCGCCAGACGCGCCGTCGACCTCCTCATCACCGCACTCGAAGACGATCGTGACGTCGCCGTGCTGCGTGACCTCGACATCGTCATCGACAAGCAGGTTCCCGTGGCCGGCGGAATGGGTGGGGGATCGGCCGACGCTGCCGCCGCCCTCGTCGGAGCCGCCCACCTCGTCGGCGGCGTCGACGAGGCGATCCTCCACGAGTGCGCGGTCGCCGTCGGCGCCGACGTCGCGTTCCTCCTGCGCGGGGGCACGGCCATCGGCCACGGTCGCGGGGAGAAGCTGAGCCCCGTGCTCACCCGCGGAACCTTCCACTGGGTGATGGCCACCTCGGCGTCGCCCCTGCCCACCCCGGACGTCTACGCCCGCTTCGACGAACTCAACCCCGACCCGGCGCCTGCGACCGTCCCCGACCGGGTGCTCACGGCGCTCGCCGCCGGTGAGCCGGACACGCTCGCGGAATCCGCGGCGAACGACCTCACCGAGGCGGCTGTGTCCTTCATGCCCGAAATCGCCGAGGTGATGGAGGCCGGCCGGGACGCCGGAGCGCTCCTGCCCCTGCTCAGCGGGTCAGGCCCGACGATCGGCTTCCTCGCCCGCGATGCCCACCATGCCCTTGACCTCGCCGTTCTCCTGCAGGCCACGAGAGGCGTCAACGAAGCGCTGCGCACCACCGGGCCCGCCCCCGGAGCGCACATTGTGGACGGCGGCTGA
- the rsmA gene encoding 16S rRNA (adenine(1518)-N(6)/adenine(1519)-N(6))-dimethyltransferase RsmA, producing MTLLTARDIRELAADIGLRPTKQKGQNFVIDPNTVRSIVAAAGLAENSNVVEIGPGLGSLTLGLLEAGHTVTAVEIDDLLAQKLPSTVDRFAGSDAPFHLVNADALRVTTLPAPQHTTEPVDDRPDAANHPDALVANLPYNVAVPVLLHFLETFPSLTTVLVMVQLEVAERLAAAPGSRTYGVPSVKAQWYGDVQLAGKIGKNVFWPAPNIDSGLVRIDVTRTDSDPATRSRLFTLIDSAFAQRRKTLRAALSDWAGSPQQSEDLLIAAGIDPKTRGEALTVSDFERLAAVAVDDDASAPAPPTEDPSP from the coding sequence GTGACGTTACTGACCGCCCGCGATATCCGCGAACTAGCCGCCGACATCGGTCTGCGCCCGACGAAGCAGAAGGGCCAGAACTTCGTCATCGACCCCAATACCGTGCGGTCGATCGTCGCTGCCGCGGGACTTGCGGAGAACTCGAACGTCGTCGAGATCGGTCCGGGTCTCGGTTCGCTCACCCTCGGCCTGCTCGAGGCCGGCCACACCGTCACCGCCGTCGAGATCGACGACCTGCTCGCGCAGAAGCTGCCGAGCACCGTCGACAGGTTCGCCGGCAGTGATGCCCCGTTCCACCTGGTCAACGCCGATGCCCTCCGTGTCACGACGCTGCCCGCGCCGCAGCACACGACCGAACCTGTGGACGATCGGCCCGATGCCGCGAACCACCCCGACGCACTCGTGGCGAACCTGCCCTACAACGTGGCCGTGCCCGTGCTGCTGCACTTCCTCGAGACCTTCCCGAGCCTGACGACCGTCCTCGTCATGGTCCAGCTCGAAGTCGCCGAACGGCTCGCCGCCGCGCCCGGCTCCCGCACCTACGGCGTCCCCAGCGTCAAAGCGCAGTGGTACGGGGATGTGCAGCTGGCGGGCAAGATCGGCAAGAACGTGTTCTGGCCGGCCCCGAACATCGACTCCGGACTCGTGCGCATCGACGTCACCCGCACCGACAGCGACCCGGCGACCCGCAGCCGCCTCTTCACCCTCATCGACTCAGCCTTCGCCCAGCGCCGCAAGACCCTGCGCGCTGCCCTGTCCGACTGGGCCGGCAGCCCCCAGCAATCCGAAGACCTGCTGATCGCGGCCGGAATCGACCCGAAGACCCGCGGCGAGGCCCTCACCGTCTCCGACTTCGAACGCCTCGCCGCCGTGGCCGTCGACGATGACGCCTCCGCACCGGCCCCGCCCACCGAGGATCCCTCACCATGA
- a CDS encoding class I SAM-dependent methyltransferase: MDPQTLTELLDVAVLDRLDRIEDLAGDELARSTALRKEGYSAEVTAALLTQARLRQEAAAKLGPFAEDMLFTRDGLAQATRLPVAAHHARRLIGDGAEGESFRIADLGCGIGADSVAFAGMGAQVSAVDADEVTAAIAAFNLRHLPDAAVEHARAEDVDLGGFDALWFDPARRTVGKADKRGSTARITDPEAFSPSLSWVIEQASAAKSAGVKLGPALDHDLVPEGAEAQWVSHSGEVVEVCLYFGEACQRPGRGALVMGDRTLLVHEDNLPDEDEADIGELGKYLLEPDGAIVRAGLVAALCAPLQARRLHPKIAYLTTDVAPSGPASAGVTAYEVVDVLPAKVPSLRKELVSRGIGSVVIKKRGADIVPDQVRRQLKLPKGDKATLVFTRLGDKHVVLLTQPV, from the coding sequence ATGGATCCGCAGACACTGACCGAACTGCTCGACGTCGCCGTCCTCGACCGTCTCGACCGCATCGAAGACCTCGCAGGCGATGAGCTCGCCCGGTCGACGGCCCTGCGGAAGGAGGGCTACTCCGCCGAGGTGACCGCGGCCCTGCTCACTCAGGCGCGGCTGCGGCAGGAGGCGGCAGCGAAGCTCGGCCCCTTCGCCGAGGATATGCTCTTCACCCGGGACGGGCTGGCCCAGGCCACGCGGCTGCCGGTCGCCGCTCATCACGCGCGTCGCCTCATCGGGGACGGGGCCGAGGGTGAGTCGTTCCGCATCGCCGATCTCGGATGCGGGATCGGCGCGGATTCGGTCGCCTTCGCCGGAATGGGCGCGCAGGTCTCGGCCGTCGACGCCGACGAGGTCACCGCCGCCATCGCCGCCTTCAACCTCCGTCATCTGCCCGATGCCGCCGTCGAACACGCTCGCGCCGAGGATGTCGACTTAGGCGGATTCGATGCCCTCTGGTTCGATCCGGCCCGGCGGACCGTCGGCAAGGCCGACAAACGCGGATCGACTGCCCGCATCACCGACCCCGAGGCGTTCTCCCCCTCACTGTCCTGGGTGATCGAGCAGGCGAGCGCGGCGAAGTCGGCCGGAGTGAAGCTCGGCCCGGCACTCGACCACGACCTCGTACCGGAAGGAGCCGAAGCCCAATGGGTCTCCCACAGCGGAGAGGTCGTCGAGGTCTGCCTCTACTTCGGTGAAGCTTGTCAGCGACCCGGCCGCGGGGCCCTCGTCATGGGCGACCGCACCCTCCTCGTCCACGAGGACAACCTGCCCGACGAGGACGAAGCGGACATCGGGGAACTCGGAAAGTATCTCCTCGAACCCGACGGCGCGATCGTGCGCGCCGGACTCGTCGCCGCCCTGTGCGCGCCGCTGCAGGCCCGCCGACTGCACCCGAAGATCGCGTATCTGACCACCGATGTCGCACCGAGCGGCCCGGCGTCGGCAGGTGTCACCGCCTACGAGGTCGTCGACGTTCTGCCCGCGAAGGTCCCAAGCCTGCGCAAGGAGCTCGTCTCCCGCGGAATCGGCTCGGTCGTGATCAAGAAACGCGGGGCCGACATCGTGCCCGACCAGGTCCGACGCCAACTCAAACTGCCCAAGGGCGACAAAGCCACACTCGTGTTCACCCGGCTCGGCGACAAGCACGTCGTCCTGCTCACCCAACCGGTGTGA
- a CDS encoding sulfurtransferase: protein MTRSDVLISADDLLTRMADSPAPRLLDVRWTLPKPDGREDFAAGHIPGAIYVDLDTELADHGTTDPTAGRHPLPSAEAFQKTVRSWGIDEDTEVVVYDDNSSLGAARAWWLLRWAGLSARVLDGGLAAYRDAGGTVETGDSPEIARSAVEISPDSLPVIGAEEAAGFDGVLLDARAGERFRGETEPLDPRAGHIPGAKSAPATDNVPAGTFLPEALLRERFDELGALDGPVGVYCGSGVTACHNALALATLGIEASLYPASWSGWSSDPDRPAETGA from the coding sequence ATGACCCGCTCCGACGTTCTCATCAGCGCCGATGACCTGCTCACCCGAATGGCCGACTCCCCCGCGCCGAGGCTGCTCGACGTCCGCTGGACCCTGCCCAAACCCGATGGCCGCGAGGACTTCGCCGCCGGGCACATCCCCGGCGCAATCTATGTCGACCTCGACACCGAACTCGCCGACCACGGCACCACCGACCCGACGGCCGGCCGCCACCCGCTGCCGAGCGCCGAAGCCTTCCAGAAGACGGTACGCTCCTGGGGCATCGACGAAGACACCGAGGTCGTGGTCTATGACGACAACTCGTCCCTCGGTGCGGCCCGCGCCTGGTGGCTGCTGCGCTGGGCCGGGCTGAGCGCGCGGGTCCTCGACGGCGGACTCGCCGCCTATCGTGATGCCGGCGGGACGGTCGAGACCGGCGACTCCCCCGAGATCGCCCGCAGTGCCGTGGAGATCAGCCCGGACTCACTGCCCGTCATCGGCGCCGAGGAGGCGGCCGGCTTCGACGGAGTCCTGCTCGATGCCCGCGCCGGTGAGCGCTTCCGCGGGGAGACCGAACCGCTCGATCCGCGGGCCGGTCATATTCCCGGGGCGAAGAGCGCCCCTGCCACGGACAACGTCCCCGCAGGGACATTCCTGCCCGAGGCGCTGCTGCGCGAACGCTTCGATGAGTTGGGCGCCCTCGATGGTCCCGTCGGCGTGTACTGCGGTTCGGGAGTCACCGCCTGCCACAACGCTCTGGCGCTGGCGACCCTCGGGATCGAAGCCAGCCTCTACCCCGCGAGCTGGTCCGGTTGGTCGTCCGATCCCGACCGACCCGCCGAAACCGGAGCCTGA
- a CDS encoding C40 family peptidase — MASQQHGRRAANVKAKTPLTELSELLAANSGAFGRRAAVVAASGGLLTAAVLPAAGQGTDDEAKVAAESEKQAPVEFKNQTPTIDAGGTSKKGDQEAEVTVDTDLVTAEAAPKPKPNPKPKPEPKEEPETTVAEPAPAEEPEEEPSESSDDGSSDSPGTSDEGPADSGDDKSKDDGADSGSGGVEVPDGSKAEQVIAIAKQYVGTPYVSGGTSPSGWDCSGYTSYVYGKVGVNLPRTSSAQKGAGQIVSASEAKAGDIIWSPGHVGIYAGDGMMYDAGNTRVNTSYRSVDWMTQQGAQFVRVL; from the coding sequence GTGGCATCTCAGCAGCACGGCCGCCGCGCCGCGAACGTCAAAGCCAAAACACCACTGACCGAGTTGAGCGAACTGCTCGCGGCGAACTCCGGCGCATTCGGCCGCCGCGCCGCAGTCGTCGCCGCCAGCGGCGGACTGCTCACCGCAGCGGTCCTCCCCGCTGCCGGACAGGGAACCGACGATGAGGCGAAGGTCGCAGCTGAGTCCGAGAAGCAGGCGCCCGTCGAGTTCAAGAACCAGACACCGACGATCGACGCCGGCGGCACCTCGAAGAAGGGCGATCAGGAGGCTGAGGTCACCGTCGACACAGATCTCGTCACCGCCGAAGCCGCTCCCAAGCCGAAGCCCAATCCGAAGCCGAAACCTGAGCCGAAGGAGGAGCCGGAGACGACCGTCGCAGAGCCGGCGCCTGCCGAGGAGCCGGAGGAGGAGCCGAGCGAGTCCTCGGACGATGGTTCATCCGATTCCCCCGGCACCAGCGATGAGGGTCCAGCCGATTCGGGCGATGACAAGAGCAAGGACGACGGCGCGGACTCGGGTTCCGGGGGCGTCGAGGTCCCGGACGGTTCGAAGGCCGAGCAGGTCATCGCCATCGCAAAACAGTACGTCGGCACGCCGTATGTGTCGGGCGGAACGTCGCCCAGCGGTTGGGACTGCTCGGGCTACACCTCATACGTCTACGGCAAGGTGGGGGTGAATCTTCCGCGGACGTCTTCGGCTCAGAAGGGTGCCGGGCAGATCGTCTCGGCATCCGAGGCGAAGGCCGGAGACATCATCTGGTCGCCGGGCCACGTCGGCATCTACGCGGGCGACGGAATGATGTACGACGCAGGGAACACGCGCGTGAACACCAGCTACCGCAGCGTCGATTGGATGACTCAGCAGGGCGCCCAGTTCGTCCGCGTCCTCTGA